In one window of Escherichia coli DSM 30083 = JCM 1649 = ATCC 11775 DNA:
- the yidK gene encoding solute:sodium symporter family transporter, translating to MNSLQILSFVGFTLLVAVITWWKVRKTDTGSQQGYFLAGRSLKAPVIAASLMLTNLSTEQLVGLSGQAYKSGMSVMGWEVTSAVTLIFLALIFLPRYLKRGIATIPDFLEERYDKTTRIIIDFCFLIATGVCFLPIVLYSGALALNSLFHVGESLQLSDGAAIWLLVILLGLAGILYAVIGGLRAMAVADSINGIGLVIGGLMVPVFGLIAMGKGSFMQGIEQLTTVHAEKLNSVGGPTDPLPIGAAFTGLILVNTFYWCTNQGIVQRTLASKSLAEGQKGALLTAVLKMLDPLVLVLPGLIAFHLYQDLPKADMAYPTLVNNVLPVPLVGFFGAVLCGAVISTFNGFLNSASTLFSMGIYRRIINQNAEPQQLVTVGRKFGFFIAVVSVMVAPWIANAPQGLYSWMKQLNGIYNVPLVTIIIMGFFFPRIPALAAKVAMGIGIISYITINYLVKFDFHFLYVLACTFCINVVVMLVIGFIKPRATPFTFKDAFAVDMKPWKNVKIASIGILFAMIGVYAGLAEFGGYGTHWLAMISYFIAAVVIVYLIFDSWRHRHDPAVTFTPDAKDSL from the coding sequence ATGAATTCGTTACAAATCTTGAGTTTTGTCGGTTTTACGCTGCTGGTAGCGGTCATCACCTGGTGGAAGGTCCGTAAAACAGATACCGGATCGCAACAAGGCTATTTTCTTGCCGGACGTTCACTAAAAGCGCCGGTTATTGCCGCTTCGTTAATGCTAACCAACCTTTCCACGGAGCAACTGGTCGGCCTTTCCGGGCAGGCCTACAAAAGTGGCATGTCGGTGATGGGCTGGGAAGTCACCTCTGCAGTGACGCTGATCTTCCTCGCGCTAATCTTTTTACCGCGCTATCTGAAGCGCGGCATTGCCACCATCCCCGATTTTCTGGAGGAACGTTATGATAAAACGACGCGTATTATCATCGACTTCTGCTTCCTCATTGCCACCGGCGTCTGCTTTCTGCCGATTGTTCTCTATTCCGGCGCGTTGGCGCTCAACAGCCTGTTTCATGTGGGTGAGTCGCTACAACTTTCCGATGGTGCGGCTATCTGGTTACTGGTGATTTTGCTTGGTCTGGCGGGAATTTTGTATGCGGTGATCGGCGGACTGCGCGCAATGGCAGTGGCGGACTCCATTAACGGTATTGGGCTGGTTATTGGCGGGTTGATGGTGCCGGTATTTGGCCTGATCGCGATGGGCAAGGGCAGCTTTATGCAGGGCATTGAGCAACTCACCACCGTTCACGCCGAGAAATTAAACTCAGTCGGCGGCCCGACCGATCCCTTGCCGATTGGCGCGGCATTTACCGGTTTGATTCTGGTGAACACCTTTTACTGGTGTACAAATCAGGGCATCGTGCAACGCACGCTGGCGTCAAAAAGCCTGGCGGAAGGGCAAAAGGGGGCGCTGTTAACGGCGGTGCTGAAAATGCTCGACCCGCTGGTACTGGTGCTGCCAGGGTTGATTGCGTTTCATCTGTATCAGGATTTACCGAAAGCCGACATGGCCTACCCGACGCTGGTCAATAACGTTCTGCCGGTGCCACTGGTGGGCTTCTTCGGTGCGGTGTTATGTGGTGCGGTGATCAGTACCTTCAACGGCTTTCTGAATAGCGCCAGTACGTTATTCAGTATGGGTATTTACCGGCGCATCATTAACCAGAATGCCGAGCCGCAACAGCTGGTCACCGTCGGGCGCAAATTTGGTTTCTTTATCGCCGTCGTTTCGGTGATGGTCGCGCCGTGGATCGCCAACGCGCCGCAGGGGCTGTATAGCTGGATGAAACAGCTCAACGGTATTTACAACGTGCCGCTGGTTACCATCATCATTATGGGCTTTTTCTTCCCGCGCATTCCGGCGCTGGCGGCAAAAGTGGCGATGGGGATTGGCATAATCAGCTACATCACCATCAACTATCTGGTGAAGTTCGACTTCCATTTCCTCTATGTGCTGGCCTGTACGTTCTGCATCAACGTGGTCGTGATGCTGGTGATCGGTTTTATCAAACCGCGCGCCACGCCGTTCACCTTCAAAGATGCGTTTGCGGTGGACATGAAACCGTGGAAAAACGTCAAGATTGCGTCAATTGGTATCCTGTTCGCGATGATTGGCGTCTATGCCGGGCTGGCTGAATTCGGTGGCTACGGTACGCACTGGTTAGCGATGATCAGTTATTTCATCGCCGCCGTAGTGATTGTCTACCTGATTTTTGACAGCTGGCGGCATCGTCACGACCCAGCCGTCACCTTTACTCCCGATGCGAAGGATAGCCTATGA
- the yidL gene encoding AraC family transcriptional regulator produces MNGKLQSSDVKNETPYNIPLLINENVISSGISLISLWHTYADEHYRVIWPRDKKKPLIANSWVAVYTVQGCGKILLKNDEQITLHGNCIIFLKPMDIHSYHCEGLVWEQYWMEFTPTSMMDIPVGQQSVIYNGEVYNQELTEVAELITSPEAIKNNLAVAFLTKIIYQWICLMHTVGKKDPQRRQIEKLIATLHANLQQRWSVADMAATIPCSEAWLRRLFLRYTGKTPKEYYLDARLDLALSLLKQQGNSVGEVADTLNFFDSFHFSKAFKHKFGYAPSAVLKNTDR; encoded by the coding sequence ATGAATGGAAAATTGCAAAGTTCGGATGTAAAAAACGAAACTCCGTACAATATTCCCTTATTGATTAACGAAAATGTGATCTCCAGCGGAATTTCTCTGATATCGCTCTGGCATACCTACGCCGACGAGCATTATCGGGTGATCTGGCCGCGGGACAAGAAGAAACCGCTTATCGCCAACTCATGGGTTGCGGTGTATACCGTACAAGGATGTGGGAAAATTCTTTTAAAGAATGACGAACAAATAACTCTGCATGGCAACTGTATTATATTTTTAAAGCCAATGGATATTCACTCTTATCACTGTGAAGGTTTGGTCTGGGAACAGTACTGGATGGAATTTACCCCCACCAGTATGATGGATATTCCCGTCGGTCAGCAAAGCGTTATTTATAATGGCGAAGTTTATAATCAGGAACTCACCGAAGTTGCTGAGTTAATTACTTCACCAGAAGCAATAAAAAATAATCTGGCAGTCGCTTTTCTGACGAAAATTATTTATCAGTGGATTTGTCTTATGCACACAGTCGGTAAAAAAGATCCACAACGGCGGCAAATTGAAAAATTAATTGCCACTTTACATGCCAATCTACAACAACGCTGGAGCGTAGCTGATATGGCTGCCACGATCCCCTGTAGCGAGGCCTGGTTGCGTCGTCTGTTTTTACGCTATACCGGCAAGACGCCGAAAGAATATTACCTCGATGCGCGTCTGGATCTGGCGCTATCGCTATTAAAGCAACAAGGGAACTCGGTTGGCGAAGTCGCTGATACGCTCAACTTCTTCGACTCCTTTCATTTCAGCAAAGCCTTTAAGCATAAATTTGGTTATGCGCCGTCAGCTGTGCTGAAGAATACGGACAGGTAA
- the yidG gene encoding DUF202 domain-containing protein — protein MPDSRKARRIADPGLQPERTSLAWFRTMLGYGALMALAVKHNWHQAGMLFWISIGILAIVALILWHYTRNRNLMDVTNSDFSQFHVVRDKFLISLAVLSLAILFAVTHIHQLIVFIERVA, from the coding sequence ATGCCGGATAGCCGCAAAGCCAGACGCATTGCCGACCCAGGGCTGCAGCCGGAACGCACATCACTGGCGTGGTTTCGTACTATGCTGGGCTACGGCGCGTTGATGGCGTTGGCTGTCAAACACAACTGGCACCAGGCGGGCATGTTATTCTGGATTTCGATTGGCATCCTCGCCATCGTGGCGCTGATCCTCTGGCACTACACCCGTAATCGCAATTTAATGGATGTCACGAATAGCGATTTTTCCCAATTTCACGTAGTCCGTGACAAATTTTTGATCTCCCTCGCGGTGTTATCTCTCGCAATACTGTTTGCTGTAACGCATATACATCAACTTATCGTATTTATTGAGAGAGTCGCATGA
- the yidH gene encoding YidH family protein, translated as MKISRLGEAPDYRFSLANERTFLAWIRTALGFLAAGVGLDQLAPDFATPVIRELLALLLCLFSGGLAMYGYLRWLRNEKAMRLKEDLPYTNSLLIISLILMVVAVIVMGLVLYAG; from the coding sequence ATGAAAATTTCCCGCCTCGGAGAAGCGCCCGATTACCGCTTCTCGCTGGCTAATGAGCGTACTTTTCTGGCGTGGATCCGTACTGCACTAGGATTTCTGGCGGCGGGGGTTGGGCTTGATCAACTTGCGCCAGATTTCGCCACGCCCGTCATCCGCGAACTGCTGGCGTTGTTGTTGTGTCTGTTTTCCGGCGGGTTAGCGATGTATGGCTACTTGCGCTGGTTACGCAATGAAAAAGCGATGCGCCTGAAAGAGGACCTGCCCTATACCAACAGCTTATTAATCATCAGTTTAATATTGATGGTCGTGGCAGTGATCGTCATGGGACTGGTGTTGTATGCCGGATAG